The genomic stretch CGTCCGAAAGAGCCCCATCCGCCAGCTCTGGATGTCGGCGGCGCATTGAACGAACATTCCATTGAACAATGCGCGGCCGTTGCCCCACTGGTGTGCTAGCCATGCTGGATCAGGGCGTCATGCATTTCCAGTGCTGCCACACACATGTGGCGCGCTGGGGAGTCGGCAGGTACCGATTCCAAAAGTGCACGCAATGCCGACGCGAGCGTCGTTATGACGAGGTCACGTGCATCGGGTGTTGTCGTGCTGCGGGGCTGGGCAGAGCTGCTCTCGGCGGCTGGCTGCGGCGCTGTGTTGCCGGCCAGCACGTCACGGAATGATCGGCCCGGCTGAACCAACGGCGATGATCGTGGCTCGGGCGCGCGCTGTGCTGTGGTGGTGGCCGGCTGCTGATTCCGCGCGGCAGGGGCATTGCTCCTCGCGAGAACCAGGGCTTGTTTGCGCGTGATGCGCGGAACGGTTCTCGCGAGTATGCTCGCCACCCGCCGCTCGAGCTGCCAGTTGGGGCAGCGTGGCTCTGTCGACTCGTGCGGGCCTCGGCAGTTGATGCATCGGGTCCGCTTTGAGGTAcaggcggtcgtcgcgtgcgaccCCGCGCACTGGAGACAGCGCGGGTCGCGAGAGCAAGTCGCTGTGGCGTGCCCGAAGAGGCCGCATCGACCGCACTGCAACGGCCGCGGTAGCTGCGGGCGCACGATGCGGCGCTGCCTGAACAGGTGCACCTCCTCCGGCACGTCTCTGCCTGTGAATCGCAGTGTTGCGACATCGCCGCTTCGGGTGACGGCGAGTACGGGCACCCGGCTCTCGATACCCTCAAGGATGGAAGGCCCATCGATCGCCGGGTCCACGTTGAAGAGCGTGCCCGTGCAAGAGTCGGCGATAAGTGCCTTCGCCTTGACGGGCACGTCGCAAATCACCCGAACGGCGAGCAGCGCAGACAGGTCCGTGCCTGGCAGCGCGTCGACGGCCACGACGTTCCGTCGCAAGTTCGGCCGGACTCGATGTGTCCCCGAAACACCGGCCAGGAATGCGGCAATTGCATCGCGTGATGCCGCAAGGAAATGGGCCTTCCTCCCGAGCGGTCTGTAAAGGACGGTTTGTCGTCCTTCACTGGTCGATGCGGTGTCTTGTGCCGCAGGAGGGGCGCTTGAACGTACGCCGGTTTTAGCGACGGTGGTGATGGTCACCGGCCGCACGTTCCGGCGCTTACGCcggctgttttttttcctacccgGCTGCTTCGCGCCGGGGAGGAGAGGGTCCGCGGGTGGAGGCGGGGCATCGCCTTGCGTGTGCGCCGTGACGTCGCAGGGTGGCGCATGCGCCGTGGAGACGCTCTCGGGAGCATCGCTCTccgccgcgcgcgcgctcgcctCGGTCTCGGCGTGGGCGCCTTCCGGTTCCGGGGGCTCGTGCGGCGTACGATTAGGCACGGCTTCCTCAGTTGGTTCAGCAGTAGCGGGGGCGCCGACCCTTTCTTCTTGGGCGCTGGGTGACGGGGAACGGCTGCTCGCCGAGTCCGTGGCCAGTGTCAGCTGGCTGTCCTCGCTGCTGCTCTCGCTGGTTGACGAGTAGGAGCAGGAAGGCGGGCAGCTGCTAGAGCGGCGCGAGCTGGCGgtgtcgtcgtcgctctcgctgccggtgttgtctccgccgtcgtcgtcgttgtgcggGGCAGCACGGCCGCGTCGACGACGCTGTGTTGCGACTGGGGCAGTGTCCCTGCAGGTTCCCGAGCGTAGGAACCTCGGGGATGGGGCTGCAGCCTCGACAGGCTGCTCCTCGTTCTCGGCGGTGGCGCAAAACTGCCGTCTCGCTTCCGCAAGAAGCAGTTTGAGCGCCGGCGAGTGCGCTGAGGTGGGGCCGCGTGGCCCCTGCACTGGGTTGTCGGAGACGGACATCCTCAGTGCAGTGGAAAGAAGCCCTGGACGAAGGTACCTCCGACTGCGTGTGCACCCTtgggagccctaaaaagggctacgCTCGAAAGCGCGGTCGTAGGTGCAGCACACGGGCGGCATGGAGGTTGGTTGGTGAGTTCGATCGGAGACGTTCGAACAGGTCCGAGGCGCAGAAGGAActcgcgaccggtcgcgtgcgccgcgcttttatggcgggagggtggtgttgacgggacctcgcattgccgcgctcgccattggtccgcgcggcttctctccctctccctcgtgctcgctcgcgctttcctttgggaccggcggcggcgagagcggcgaaggcgctacgagcacggctcaaatcgctcaccgatcgcgactgtgcaagtcgttgtttcgtcctcagtctcagcaacagcaccagcatgtccggacgcggcaaaggcggcaaggcgaagggcaagagcaagacgcgttccagccgcgcgggtctccagttccccgtgggccgtatccaccgtctcctgcgcaagggaaactacgccgagcgcgtcggagcgggcgctcccgtctacctcgcggccgtcctcgagtacctggctgccgaagtgctcgagctcgctggcaacgcggctcgtgacaacaagaagaccaggatcatcccccgccacctgcagctcgccatccgcaacgacgaggagctgaacaagctgctctccggcgtgacgatcgcgcagggcggcgtcttgcccaacatccaagctgtgcttctcccaaagaagaccgagaagaaggcgtaagcgagctcccagccgccggactacagtcgcgctcgtcgcacaacccaacggtccttgtcaggaccaccgaaatgcgtgtgacggcagggttttgcttggcaatcccgttctctgcgcccgtttccctctgtttgaattatcgcaaccgtgcccactcttgaactgacgctgctgctgctgctagctagctggcatgtcagtgcacgaatgtagatagaaagcgagcttcagggtgtccgggggcgcacaggcacgagcctcactgcaattcgcgtagtggactgtgatatgggcccttaaaaacaaacaacaaatgggccatatccgcaaccagcatgcacttacttatgagccaggcaggtatgcatgaggaacgtgaacaaacgcacgcatggcattccaatacacgaaagcttgcacgcaacatcggccgcgttaatttcgttttggggcgcggcttcttcgcatgaatgcgcgaaccgtttcgcaacgaacgcgcattttgtttcttttttttattttcctctctcttcttgttcgtgctcgagcgcgcgcaatacttaccatatgcataccaaacgaggcaacacctcgcaccggcagcccaccacagacacacacgcacaaatattaataataaaaaaacaacaacagaacagacagaccgagagggtacggttggagtacgtggtctcgcgtgctcccgtggccgaagcaaacatgtaggtggtcctgagaaggaccgttttgtgttgcttgcctgaccgaccgaggctgcggcgcagacagcggccgaacttaggcgcgctcgccacggatgcgccgggccagctggatgtccttcggcatgatggtaacgcgcttggcgtggatggcgcacaggttggtgtcctcgaagagaccgaccaggtaggcctcgctggcctcctgaagggccatcacagccgaactctggaatcggaggtcggtcttgaaatcctgagcgatttccctcaccaagcgctggaacggcagcttgcggatgagaagttcggtcgacttctggtagcggcgaatttcacgaagggccacggtcccaggcctgtagcgatgcggtttcttaacccctcctgtggcaggtgcactcttgcgagcagccttggtagcaagctgcttacgcggagccttcccaccggtgctcttacgggcggtttgcttggtcctggccatggcgaacggagcgagcgtccgaagtcgtcgactgccggagtgaaaatgacccctgcgccgcgcgcgtcgtgcttcgccgcactactcttctcctctccaagtcacccgccgattggccagcgccagcgcagccgtctcgggcggtgcgcacgccgccgccgttcgccaggatgctggaggaggcacgttttcgcgcggccgccctgttcgcg from Dermacentor albipictus isolate Rhodes 1998 colony unplaced genomic scaffold, USDA_Dalb.pri_finalv2 scaffold_174, whole genome shotgun sequence encodes the following:
- the LOC139053728 gene encoding DNA translocase FtsK 1-like, whose amino-acid sequence is MSVSDNPVQGPRGPTSAHSPALKLLLAEARRQFCATAENEEQPVEAAAPSPRFLRSGTCRDTAPVATQRRRRGRAAPHNDDDGGDNTGSESDDDTASSRRSSSCPPSCSYSSTSESSSEDSQLTLATDSASSRSPSPSAQEERVGAPATAEPTEEAVPNRTPHEPPEPEGAHAETEASARAAESDAPESVSTAHAPPCDVTAHTQGDAPPPPADPLLPGAKQPGRKKNSRRKRRNVRPVTITTVAKTGVRSSAPPAAQDTASTSEGRQTVLYRPLGRKAHFLAASRDAIAAFLAGVSGTHRVRPNLRRNVVAVDALPGTDLSALLAVRVICDVPVKAKALIADSCTGTLFNVDPAIDGPSILEGIESRVPVLAVTRSGDVATLRFTGRDVPEEVHLFRQRRIVRPQLPRPLQCGRCGLFGHATATCSRDPRCLQCAGSHATTACTSKRTRCINCRGPHESTEPRCPNWQLERRVASILARTVPRITRKQALVLARSNAPAARNQQPATTTAQRAPEPRSSPLVQPGRSFRDVLAGNTAPQPAAESSSAQPRSTTTPDARDLVITTLASALRALLESVPADSPARHMCVAALEMHDALIQHG